One segment of Vagococcus martis DNA contains the following:
- a CDS encoding NAD(P)/FAD-dependent oxidoreductase — MSIKRKIGIIGGGIVGSTAAFYLSNDPEVELLLFDDGKGQASSAAAGIISPWLSQRRNKEWYFLAREGAKFYSDYMSDLAKYLDTKKIYKKTGTLLYKKTPKLLDKLEKIAYDRREEAPEIGEIERLSGKDIQKRFPFVSSDEEALFITGGAKIDGEILVKNIHHLLKEKNQLKQTRVTNLSISDGKWVITTHEDSVVVDDVIIAVGAWLPHLLESLNLSVDIRPQKGQLIEIQTDIETTDLPVIMPVGESDIIPFYNGKILVGATHENDEGFDLTPENKLLNQLKETATQTVGQLADYDINSYRIGTRAYTSDFLPFFGEVEDLSNLLVASGLGSSGLTTGPIIGKTMVDWLYNKKTLFESYKHQPNHYIQPKMKGE; from the coding sequence ATGTCAATAAAACGCAAAATCGGAATTATAGGTGGCGGAATCGTTGGATCGACTGCTGCCTTTTATCTTTCTAACGATCCAGAAGTTGAGTTGCTATTGTTTGATGATGGCAAAGGACAAGCAAGTAGTGCGGCTGCAGGTATTATTTCCCCTTGGCTATCTCAAAGAAGAAACAAAGAATGGTATTTTTTAGCTCGAGAAGGGGCTAAATTTTACTCTGACTATATGAGTGATTTAGCTAAATATCTAGATACAAAAAAAATCTACAAAAAAACAGGTACTTTACTTTATAAAAAGACACCAAAATTATTGGATAAGTTGGAAAAAATTGCTTATGATAGACGCGAAGAAGCCCCTGAAATTGGTGAGATTGAAAGATTATCTGGTAAAGATATTCAAAAGCGATTTCCTTTTGTCTCATCTGATGAGGAGGCTCTCTTTATTACAGGTGGTGCAAAAATTGATGGAGAAATTTTAGTTAAAAACATACATCATTTATTAAAGGAAAAGAATCAGTTAAAACAAACGCGTGTTACTAATCTATCTATTTCTGATGGTAAATGGGTTATCACAACACATGAAGACTCTGTTGTGGTGGATGATGTGATTATTGCCGTTGGGGCATGGTTACCTCATTTACTCGAATCATTAAACCTGTCAGTTGATATTAGACCTCAAAAAGGACAATTAATCGAAATCCAAACAGATATAGAAACAACTGATTTACCAGTTATCATGCCTGTTGGGGAATCAGATATCATTCCTTTTTACAATGGAAAAATACTAGTAGGTGCCACACATGAAAATGATGAAGGCTTTGACTTAACACCAGAAAATAAGTTACTCAACCAATTAAAAGAAACAGCCACTCAAACAGTGGGTCAACTAGCTGATTATGACATTAATAGTTACCGGATAGGAACACGTGCTTATACTTCTGATTTTCTACCATTTTTTGGTGAAGTTGAAGACCTAAGTAATTTACTAGTAGCAAGCGGTCTTGGTTCATCTGGGTTGACAACTGGGCCAATTATTGGTAAAACAATGGTAGATTGGTTATACAATAAAAAGACGTTATTTGAGTCTTACAAACATCAACCTAATCATTACATTCAACCAAAGATGAAGGGAGAATAA
- a CDS encoding NAD(P)-dependent oxidoreductase → MVERLLDCVDLTIEQENDLKNTFPNIEIIKLNELTQQNTEDITIMYGWSQYLPDIDQFCSLKWVQTLSAGVNYLPLDKLERNGITVTTTSGIHGHQMTESVLGMLFSHTRNIRQSILNQEKREWGITEKGTDLVGKKVMIFGTGNIARQLAKTLQVFDCDVFGINRSGRVVEGFTQTCSFEEGNEVLRTVDIMINLMPGTTETDHFFNDDLFSKMTNGVIFINMGRGSSVDTRALIKHIKSGKIGFAALDVFEEEPLSKDSELWCLENVLITPHISGATDKYNERAFNVLMDNVSHFTHQEPLKNRVDLELGY, encoded by the coding sequence ATGGTGGAGAGGTTATTAGATTGTGTAGACTTAACTATTGAGCAAGAAAATGATTTAAAAAATACATTTCCTAATATAGAAATCATTAAACTTAATGAACTAACCCAACAAAACACTGAAGACATAACCATTATGTATGGTTGGTCGCAATATTTACCAGACATTGACCAGTTTTGTTCGTTGAAATGGGTGCAAACTTTGTCAGCAGGTGTCAATTACTTACCTTTGGATAAATTAGAGCGTAATGGCATTACTGTTACCACAACTAGTGGCATACATGGTCATCAAATGACTGAAAGTGTGTTGGGAATGTTATTTAGTCATACACGAAATATACGTCAATCTATTTTGAATCAAGAAAAACGTGAATGGGGTATAACAGAAAAAGGAACAGACTTAGTTGGAAAAAAAGTCATGATATTTGGTACAGGGAATATCGCAAGACAATTAGCTAAAACGTTACAAGTATTTGATTGCGATGTATTTGGTATAAATCGAAGCGGTAGAGTAGTAGAGGGATTTACTCAAACATGTTCATTTGAAGAAGGTAATGAGGTTCTTCGTACAGTAGACATTATGATAAATCTAATGCCAGGAACAACAGAGACTGATCATTTTTTTAATGATGATTTATTTTCGAAAATGACAAACGGGGTTATCTTTATAAATATGGGACGAGGTAGCTCTGTAGACACTAGAGCCTTGATTAAGCATATCAAATCTGGAAAAATTGGGTTTGCCGCTCTGGATGTTTTTGAAGAAGAACCGCTCTCTAAGGACAGTGAATTGTGGTGTTTAGAGAATGTATTAATCACCCCGCATATTTCAGGTGCTACTGATAAATATAATGAAAGAGCGTTTAACGTTTTGATGGACAATGTATCTCATTTTACTCATCAAGAACCATTAAAAAATAGGGTTGATTTAGAGTTAGGTTACTAA
- a CDS encoding amino acid ABC transporter ATP-binding protein, with amino-acid sequence MIKIHDLKKSFGDNDVLKGINLDIKAGEVVVVIGPSGSGKSTFLRCLNLLETPTSGVIEFEGTNLLDPKIDINQLRQKMGMVFQNFNLFPHKTVLENLTISPVKVKNESQETAEKEGLALLERVGLKDKANQYPKSLSGGQQQRVAIARALAMHPDVMLFDEPTSALDPEMVGEVLAVMNALAKEGMTMVVVTHEMGFAREVADRVIFMDKGVIQEEGTPEDIFLHPKNDRTQDFLEKVL; translated from the coding sequence ATGATTAAAATACATGATTTAAAAAAATCCTTTGGTGATAATGATGTCCTAAAAGGAATTAATTTAGATATAAAAGCCGGGGAAGTGGTTGTGGTGATTGGCCCTTCTGGTAGCGGAAAAAGTACGTTTCTACGTTGTTTAAACTTACTCGAAACACCGACAAGTGGTGTGATTGAATTTGAGGGAACCAACCTACTTGATCCAAAAATAGACATCAATCAACTACGTCAAAAAATGGGTATGGTGTTCCAAAACTTTAACCTCTTCCCACATAAAACAGTGTTAGAAAATTTGACTATTAGCCCAGTAAAAGTTAAAAACGAGTCACAAGAAACAGCAGAAAAAGAAGGACTTGCTTTACTTGAACGTGTTGGACTAAAAGATAAAGCCAATCAATACCCAAAAAGTTTATCTGGTGGTCAACAACAACGTGTCGCGATTGCGCGTGCTCTAGCGATGCATCCAGATGTCATGTTGTTTGATGAACCAACAAGTGCGCTAGATCCTGAGATGGTTGGTGAAGTTTTAGCGGTTATGAATGCCTTAGCTAAAGAAGGGATGACGATGGTCGTCGTGACTCACGAGATGGGCTTTGCCAGGGAAGTAGCAGATCGAGTGATTTTTATGGATAAAGGGGTGATTCAAGAAGAAGGCACACCTGAAGACATCTTTTTACACCCAAAAAATGACAGAACACAAGACTTTTTAGAAAAAGTACTATAA
- a CDS encoding pyridoxal phosphate-dependent aminotransferase, producing MNKNMLNTYYQLPNESLLMEFTDLASKTPNLLNLSIGDPDITTPKTIIDAAFKDVTNGHTHYTASDGSDDFLTSVVNFYQTQYGLTFEKNQVRATVGALQGMYLTLQVLLNEGDEVIIHEPYFSPYKTQVIEAGGVPVIIPTYEKDGFQIDPTILKDAITPKTKAIIINSPNNPTGAVFSKETLTKIAELATKHHLFILSDEVYEAFTFGEEFTPMASLAPENTITFSSFSKTFAMTGWRIGYMIAPKYINDACHLLSEDVTYSAPTPSQRAGIYALDNYQAVSKEVVELFKTRLEYIEKRVKDIPFMTLHSLKGSIYAFINISQTGLNSVDFAKKLLTEQQVLVIPGQAFGESGTNFIRLAATQDIPVLKEAFDRIEKLTF from the coding sequence ATGAATAAAAACATGCTAAATACTTATTATCAACTACCTAATGAAAGTTTATTAATGGAGTTTACTGACTTAGCAAGTAAAACACCGAATTTACTTAATCTTTCTATAGGAGACCCAGATATTACAACGCCTAAAACAATAATCGATGCCGCATTTAAAGATGTCACAAATGGACACACGCACTATACCGCCTCTGATGGTAGCGATGATTTTCTAACAAGTGTGGTAAATTTTTACCAAACACAATATGGTTTAACATTTGAAAAAAATCAAGTACGCGCTACTGTAGGTGCCTTACAAGGAATGTATTTAACTCTTCAAGTTCTACTAAACGAAGGTGATGAAGTGATTATACATGAGCCTTATTTTTCTCCTTATAAAACACAAGTCATTGAAGCTGGTGGTGTACCAGTTATTATTCCCACTTATGAAAAAGATGGGTTCCAAATTGATCCAACTATTTTAAAAGACGCTATCACACCAAAAACAAAAGCAATTATTATCAATTCGCCAAATAATCCAACAGGTGCTGTCTTTTCAAAAGAAACACTAACTAAAATAGCGGAACTTGCAACAAAACATCATTTATTTATCTTATCAGATGAAGTATATGAAGCATTCACGTTTGGTGAAGAGTTTACACCAATGGCATCTCTTGCTCCTGAGAACACCATAACATTTAGTAGTTTTTCAAAAACTTTTGCGATGACTGGTTGGCGAATCGGATACATGATTGCACCAAAATACATTAATGATGCCTGTCATTTGTTATCTGAAGATGTGACTTACTCTGCCCCTACTCCTTCTCAACGTGCTGGTATTTATGCACTTGATAACTATCAAGCTGTATCAAAAGAGGTCGTAGAATTATTTAAAACTAGACTAGAATACATCGAAAAACGTGTGAAAGACATTCCTTTTATGACTTTGCATTCACTTAAAGGAAGTATTTATGCCTTTATCAACATTAGTCAAACAGGATTAAATTCTGTTGATTTTGCTAAAAAATTACTAACAGAACAACAAGTTTTAGTTATTCCAGGTCAAGCATTTGGAGAAAGTGGCACTAACTTTATCAGACTGGCCGCAACACAAGATATCCCTGTTTTAAAAGAAGCCTTTGACCGAATTGAAAAACTAACATTTTAG
- a CDS encoding ABC transporter substrate-binding protein/permease produces MKQFINKKLSLLFVFFISFTAFLFPLHSLAEEDAILKGIKDKGVLTVGLSADYAPYEFHATVDGKDKVVGTDILIAQKIADDMGVKLKVEEYGFDALIGALKTGKIDLIISGMSPSPERLKEVDFSDPYMTVQQKVVIRKEDQDKFKTVDDFNGIKVGAQVQSMQEELANNELKANTVSLQQVPDIILQLQQKKIDAAVIEEPVAEAYLTQDDSLMFADIKLDNANKGTAVALQKNAPDFLNLVNTSIKEINDKDLMKDYKQEVIPYMFQDESFMKKYAPYYIKGTGYTIFLAFVGVLCGSVLGTLLALMKRSKNKLFKWISVIYIEYVRGTPLLVQIFLVFFGLNVLGINLSALASSCVALSLNSGAYVAEIIRAGLNAVDKGQAEAARSLGMSQKKAMRYIIMPQAIKNILPALGNEFVTVIKESSVVSVIGVSELMFQAGVVRGASFKPFLPILIASLIYFVLTFTLSRALGVAERRIGAND; encoded by the coding sequence ATGAAACAATTCATAAATAAAAAACTATCGCTATTATTTGTTTTCTTTATAAGTTTTACAGCTTTTCTATTTCCTCTTCATTCATTAGCCGAAGAAGATGCCATTTTAAAAGGAATCAAGGACAAAGGGGTGCTAACAGTTGGACTATCTGCGGATTACGCTCCGTATGAATTTCATGCTACAGTTGATGGTAAAGATAAAGTTGTCGGAACAGATATTTTAATTGCTCAAAAAATTGCTGATGATATGGGGGTTAAATTAAAAGTAGAAGAATATGGATTTGATGCGTTAATTGGGGCTCTTAAAACTGGCAAAATTGATTTAATTATCTCTGGTATGTCTCCTTCTCCTGAGCGTTTGAAGGAAGTTGATTTTTCTGATCCATACATGACTGTTCAACAAAAAGTTGTCATTAGAAAAGAAGATCAAGATAAATTTAAAACCGTTGATGACTTTAATGGAATCAAAGTTGGGGCTCAAGTGCAATCCATGCAGGAGGAATTAGCAAACAATGAGTTAAAAGCTAATACCGTTTCTCTACAACAAGTACCTGACATTATTCTACAACTTCAACAAAAGAAAATTGATGCGGCTGTAATCGAAGAACCTGTTGCTGAAGCTTACTTAACACAGGATGACTCTTTAATGTTTGCTGACATTAAACTAGATAATGCTAACAAAGGAACAGCCGTTGCACTACAAAAAAATGCTCCTGATTTTCTTAATCTCGTGAATACGTCTATCAAAGAAATTAATGATAAAGATTTAATGAAAGACTATAAGCAAGAAGTCATTCCTTATATGTTCCAAGATGAGTCTTTTATGAAAAAATATGCTCCCTACTACATTAAAGGGACAGGATATACAATTTTCTTAGCATTTGTTGGCGTGTTATGTGGTAGTGTATTAGGAACACTACTTGCGTTAATGAAACGCTCTAAAAATAAATTATTTAAATGGATTTCAGTCATCTACATCGAATACGTGCGTGGGACTCCCCTACTAGTTCAAATCTTTTTAGTGTTCTTTGGTTTAAATGTGTTAGGAATTAATTTAAGCGCACTCGCTTCAAGTTGTGTGGCACTATCTCTAAATAGTGGCGCTTACGTGGCTGAAATTATTCGTGCCGGGTTAAACGCCGTTGACAAAGGGCAAGCTGAAGCGGCTCGTTCTCTAGGTATGAGTCAGAAAAAAGCGATGCGATACATTATCATGCCACAAGCGATTAAAAATATTTTACCTGCTTTAGGTAACGAGTTTGTGACAGTTATTAAAGAATCCTCTGTCGTATCAGTGATTGGGGTATCTGAATTGATGTTCCAAGCAGGTGTGGTACGTGGTGCAAGTTTCAAACCATTCTTGCCGATTTTAATTGCATCATTGATTTATTTTGTATTAACCTTCACCTTATCTCGTGCATTAGGTGTAGCTGAAAGGAGAATTGGTGCCAATGATTAA
- a CDS encoding IS30 family transposase, whose protein sequence is MTYTHLTTDELVLIEAYYHQNKKGTYVAKQLKRAKQTIYNVYKAFDEGLSALDYYKRYKNNKKNCGRRPISLSDNETEYIQKKVVQGWTPDVIIGRAEFPISCSISTLYRLFKQGLFDLTALPMKGKRKANGYKEKRGKQAFKRTIHQRNKDYQLFNNEFGHLEGDTIVGKDHKSAVITLVERLSKVIITLKPIGRRAIDIENSLNNWFKKFPCHLFKSITFDCGKEFSNWKSISNLNDIDIYFADPGTPSQRGLNENSNGLLRKDGLPKQMDFNKVEESFIQSIASKRNNIPRKSLNYKTPLEVFLSYVDNDILSSLI, encoded by the coding sequence ATGACCTATACACATCTTACTACAGACGAGCTAGTTTTGATAGAAGCTTATTACCATCAAAATAAAAAAGGAACATACGTTGCGAAACAATTGAAACGAGCAAAACAGACTATCTATAATGTTTACAAAGCTTTTGATGAGGGATTATCTGCACTAGATTACTATAAAAGATACAAAAATAATAAAAAGAATTGTGGCAGGCGTCCTATTTCTTTATCTGATAATGAAACAGAATACATTCAAAAGAAGGTTGTTCAAGGATGGACTCCAGATGTCATTATTGGTCGTGCTGAGTTTCCTATCTCATGTTCTATCAGTACTCTTTATAGATTATTTAAGCAAGGACTGTTTGATTTGACCGCATTACCTATGAAAGGTAAAAGGAAAGCGAATGGTTATAAAGAAAAAAGAGGTAAACAAGCCTTTAAAAGAACCATCCATCAACGTAATAAGGACTATCAACTCTTTAATAATGAATTTGGTCACCTTGAAGGTGACACAATTGTTGGAAAAGATCATAAAAGTGCTGTTATCACACTCGTTGAAAGACTATCGAAAGTGATTATTACGTTAAAACCAATAGGCAGACGAGCAATAGATATCGAAAATAGTTTAAATAATTGGTTTAAAAAGTTTCCATGCCATCTATTTAAATCAATCACATTCGATTGTGGTAAAGAATTTTCTAATTGGAAATCAATCAGCAATCTAAATGATATTGATATTTATTTTGCCGATCCAGGAACACCATCACAACGTGGCTTAAATGAAAACTCTAATGGGTTATTACGTAAAGATGGATTACCTAAACAAATGGATTTCAACAAAGTTGAGGAATCTTTTATCCAATCTATCGCTTCTAAAAGAAATAATATTCCTAGAAAATCATTAAACTATAAAACACCATTGGAAGTATTTTTGAGTTATGTAGACAACGATATTTTGTCTAGCTTAATTTGA
- a CDS encoding peptide ABC transporter substrate-binding protein, with translation MSKRIKVGLALVSAVWLLASCGGNNANTKKQESTNGKIEQVARLAIPQEVASIDSGNATDLVSFGVINQINEGIYRLDETNKPTAAGAKELATVSEDGLEYTIKLREDAKWSNGDPVVADDYVYAWQRVVDPSTGAEYAYLFENVKNGSEIIEGKKQPTELGIEAVNDYELKITLANATPYFDYLLAFPTFYPLNKKAVEEYGKDYGNSSDKTIYNGPFVLTNFDGPGSDVEWSYEKNPNYWDKDNVKMEKIDAQVVKEASTALNLYEDNQLDDVIISGELAQQYREDTNFVGVPDGRTIYLEMNQERKDKHFENVNLRKALSYAVDGEAIVNNVLGDGSQSVTGIVPKGLASNPETGKDFVEESGKYKEFNEKKAKEYFEKAKKELNIDTLSFEILTDDNDSTKKIAEYIQGAYKDVLGIETEVAVVTKPIRLDRTTAGDFDMVVTGWGADYNDVSSFLDLFVTGNSYNKGKYSNSKYDKLIEEARTTNATNLEARWQNYLDAEKVLLGEDYAIIPLYQVVEGHLINPKIKGYVRHTAGAPYDYKYMSVE, from the coding sequence ATGAGTAAAAGAATAAAAGTAGGATTAGCACTAGTTAGTGCAGTTTGGTTATTAGCATCTTGCGGGGGAAATAATGCGAATACGAAAAAGCAAGAATCAACTAACGGAAAGATTGAGCAGGTTGCTAGATTGGCTATTCCACAAGAGGTAGCTTCAATTGATTCGGGTAATGCTACGGATTTAGTTAGTTTTGGTGTGATAAATCAAATTAATGAAGGTATTTATCGATTGGATGAAACAAACAAACCTACCGCCGCTGGAGCAAAAGAATTAGCAACCGTCAGTGAAGATGGATTAGAATATACAATTAAACTAAGAGAAGACGCAAAGTGGAGTAATGGGGATCCTGTTGTAGCAGATGATTATGTTTACGCATGGCAGCGAGTGGTAGATCCTAGTACTGGTGCGGAGTATGCTTACCTTTTTGAAAATGTAAAAAATGGCTCAGAGATTATAGAAGGTAAAAAACAGCCGACAGAATTGGGTATAGAAGCAGTGAATGACTATGAATTAAAAATTACATTAGCTAATGCGACACCTTATTTTGATTATTTATTAGCTTTTCCAACGTTTTATCCATTAAATAAAAAAGCAGTGGAGGAATATGGGAAAGACTACGGTAATTCAAGTGATAAAACAATTTATAATGGACCATTTGTCTTAACTAACTTTGATGGTCCAGGTTCAGATGTGGAATGGTCTTATGAAAAAAATCCTAATTATTGGGATAAAGACAATGTGAAAATGGAAAAAATAGACGCTCAAGTTGTAAAAGAAGCCTCAACAGCACTCAATTTATATGAAGATAATCAATTGGATGATGTCATTATCAGTGGTGAATTGGCTCAACAGTACCGAGAAGATACTAATTTTGTTGGGGTACCAGATGGAAGAACGATTTACTTAGAAATGAATCAAGAAAGAAAAGATAAACATTTTGAAAATGTTAATTTACGTAAAGCTTTATCATATGCAGTAGACGGAGAAGCTATTGTTAATAATGTTTTAGGAGATGGTTCTCAGTCTGTTACAGGTATTGTTCCTAAAGGATTGGCATCAAATCCGGAAACAGGGAAAGATTTTGTTGAAGAGTCAGGAAAATACAAGGAATTTAATGAAAAAAAAGCGAAAGAGTATTTTGAAAAAGCTAAAAAAGAGTTGAATATTGACACACTTAGCTTTGAAATCTTGACAGATGATAACGATTCAACCAAAAAAATTGCCGAATATATTCAAGGAGCATATAAAGATGTCTTAGGGATTGAAACTGAAGTAGCTGTTGTGACAAAACCTATTCGTCTTGATCGTACGACAGCGGGTGATTTTGACATGGTAGTAACTGGATGGGGAGCTGATTACAATGATGTTAGTTCATTCTTAGACTTATTTGTTACAGGGAATAGTTACAATAAAGGGAAATATTCAAATTCTAAATATGACAAACTGATTGAAGAAGCTAGAACAACGAATGCTACAAATTTAGAAGCAAGATGGCAAAATTATTTAGATGCTGAAAAAGTATTACTAGGTGAGGATTATGCTATTATTCCACTGTATCAAGTAGTAGAAGGACATCTTATCAATCCTAAAATCAAAGGATATGTTCGTCATACTGCAGGAGCACCTTATGATTATAAATATATGTCAGTTGAATAG
- a CDS encoding SPJ_0845 family protein has translation MGLTFKKKDSLEKMFEEFAIEPKEDKKDTPEAKKETTTVNFSVNADCKIKLDN, from the coding sequence ATGGGATTAACATTTAAGAAAAAAGATTCTTTAGAAAAAATGTTTGAAGAATTTGCCATTGAACCAAAAGAAGATAAAAAAGATACACCTGAAGCAAAAAAAGAAACAACAACTGTCAATTTTTCAGTTAACGCCGATTGTAAAATTAAGCTAGACAACTAA
- a CDS encoding LPXTG cell wall anchor domain-containing protein: protein MLPQTGEVIMNWLPYIGIALVVVVAFLLFKKKKSNDDEEQDEQ from the coding sequence ATGTTACCTCAAACAGGAGAAGTTATTATGAATTGGTTACCATATATTGGCATTGCACTTGTTGTCGTTGTAGCCTTTTTATTGTTTAAGAAGAAAAAATCTAATGACGATGAAGAACAAGATGAACAATAA
- a CDS encoding cation diffusion facilitator family transporter — MTKRINEIKQAEKGAIISIFAYIFLAIIKLAAGYYGQSQALSADGLNNFTDMIASIAVLIGLKLSRKPADNEHRYGHWKAENVASLLTSLIMFAVGVQVVMDGVRSVIDKQMEQPSQLAAYVGLFSAVIMYGVYLINKKIAQKNNSQALHAVAKDNLSDMLTSIGTSVAVFAASFKLGWLDTLTAIIIGCIILKTAFEIFKESTFYLSDGFDKDLLALYKDDILKMDGIMDVVSIRARSLGANVFLDVVVSMNPNLTVEKSHHLVDNLESELKEKYEIFDIDVHVEPFYPSK, encoded by the coding sequence TTGACAAAAAGGATTAACGAAATCAAACAAGCTGAAAAAGGAGCAATCATCTCGATATTTGCCTATATTTTCCTAGCTATTATTAAACTGGCTGCAGGGTATTATGGACAATCACAAGCTCTATCTGCTGACGGGTTAAATAACTTTACTGATATGATCGCTTCAATTGCAGTATTAATTGGATTGAAATTATCAAGAAAGCCTGCTGACAACGAACACAGATATGGGCACTGGAAGGCGGAAAACGTTGCGTCTTTATTAACGTCGCTAATCATGTTTGCTGTTGGGGTTCAAGTTGTGATGGACGGTGTTCGCTCGGTTATTGACAAACAAATGGAACAACCTAGTCAACTGGCTGCTTACGTTGGATTATTTTCAGCTGTAATTATGTATGGAGTGTATCTTATCAATAAAAAAATTGCTCAAAAAAATAATAGCCAAGCACTTCATGCGGTTGCCAAAGATAATTTGAGTGATATGCTTACAAGTATTGGTACATCTGTCGCTGTCTTTGCCGCATCATTTAAACTAGGATGGCTTGATACACTAACAGCAATTATTATTGGCTGCATTATTTTGAAAACAGCTTTTGAAATTTTTAAGGAAAGTACATTTTATTTGTCTGATGGCTTTGATAAAGATTTGTTAGCTTTATATAAAGATGATATCCTTAAAATGGATGGAATCATGGATGTCGTGAGTATCCGTGCAAGAAGTTTAGGGGCTAATGTCTTTTTAGATGTTGTTGTATCAATGAACCCCAACTTAACGGTAGAAAAAAGTCACCATCTAGTGGATAATCTAGAGAGTGAATTAAAAGAAAAATATGAGATTTTTGATATTGATGTCCATGTCGAACCATTCTATCCAAGTAAATAA
- the pepT gene encoding peptidase T yields the protein MSKLLERFITYAKLNTRSDATSQTIPTTQTQVEFAMILKEEIEKMGLENCHYNEKNGFLTANLPGNSTNKTKAVGFIAHLDTADYNAENINPQIFEHYNGKDVVLNSEKNIVMKVSEFPNLTDYIGETLITTDGTTLLGADDKAGIVEILEMLDYFIDHPEIEHGDIYVAFGPDEEIGTGADHFDPSFFPVDYAYTIDSGRIGHFEYETFNAAQATITIDGTSVHPGTAYGMMVNALKVAMAFDTHLPQLDVPEKTRGYEGFYLLHNLEGSIDFATMTYIIRDHDTTRFNERKEYMTRLVDEMNKTLDRPRLSVNMIDQYFNMKDIIEQDMTSVDVAIEAMKNLAITPIITPFRGGTDGSKISFMGIPTPNIFTGGENFHGQYEFITVESMQTVAKTLIEIIKLSK from the coding sequence ATGTCAAAACTACTAGAACGCTTTATTACGTATGCAAAACTAAATACTCGCTCAGATGCCACAAGTCAAACAATCCCTACAACTCAAACGCAAGTTGAATTTGCTATGATATTAAAAGAAGAGATAGAAAAAATGGGATTGGAAAATTGTCATTATAATGAAAAGAATGGGTTTTTAACAGCTAATTTACCAGGAAATAGTACTAATAAAACAAAAGCAGTAGGATTTATTGCACATTTAGATACAGCAGACTACAATGCTGAAAACATCAACCCGCAAATTTTTGAACATTATAATGGAAAAGATGTTGTGCTAAATTCGGAAAAAAACATCGTGATGAAAGTCAGTGAATTTCCTAACTTAACAGATTATATTGGCGAAACGTTGATTACAACAGATGGCACCACATTACTAGGAGCAGATGATAAGGCTGGTATTGTCGAGATATTAGAGATGTTAGATTATTTCATTGATCATCCTGAGATTGAACATGGAGATATTTATGTAGCTTTTGGTCCTGATGAAGAAATCGGGACTGGAGCAGATCACTTTGATCCATCCTTTTTCCCTGTAGATTATGCTTATACAATAGATAGTGGCCGTATTGGTCATTTTGAGTATGAAACATTTAATGCAGCTCAAGCGACTATCACAATAGATGGGACAAGTGTCCATCCAGGGACGGCTTATGGCATGATGGTTAACGCCTTAAAAGTAGCGATGGCGTTTGACACTCATTTACCACAACTAGATGTACCAGAAAAAACACGAGGTTACGAAGGATTTTATTTATTGCATAATTTAGAAGGAAGCATCGACTTTGCAACAATGACTTATATTATACGCGACCATGATACAACGCGTTTTAATGAGCGAAAAGAGTATATGACAAGATTAGTAGATGAAATGAACAAAACGCTTGATAGACCAAGATTATCTGTAAATATGATTGATCAGTATTTTAATATGAAAGATATCATTGAACAGGATATGACAAGTGTTGATGTGGCAATTGAAGCAATGAAAAATCTGGCCATTACTCCAATTATTACTCCATTTAGAGGTGGAACAGATGGCTCTAAGATATCGTTTATGGGAATACCAACACCCAATATTTTTACAGGTGGAGAAAACTTTCATGGTCAGTATGAATTTATTACAGTAGAGTCAATGCAGACAGTTGCTAAAACGTTGATTGAAATCATCAAATTGAGTAAGTAA